TGGGTAACGTGGTTCGGTGTTATGGCCGTCATTCCCGCGAAAGCGGGAATCCAATTTGGCGTTTGGCGCTATGGACAAGCAGTTCTGCGTTTGCATCCTGGCCAGCAAACGGAACGGCACGCTGTACATTGGGGTGACCTCACAGCTGGCAACGCGGGTGTGGCAGCATAAGAGCAAGGTAGTGGAGGGTTTTTCGGCCAAGTACGGCGTTGACAAGCTGGTCTAC
This genomic window from Deltaproteobacteria bacterium contains:
- a CDS encoding GIY-YIG nuclease family protein; this translates as MDKQFCVCILASKRNGTLYIGVTSQLATRVWQHKSKVVEGFSAKYGVDKLVY